The Glycine soja cultivar W05 chromosome 3, ASM419377v2, whole genome shotgun sequence genome window below encodes:
- the LOC114406314 gene encoding transcription factor HY5-like isoform X1, with protein MSLPRPSEGKAPSQLKEGVAPAAAEASTSSSWNNRLNTFPPLSLHNKNSKIEDSDEDMFTVPDVEATPINVHSAVTLQNSNLNQRNVTDPQFQSGFPGKRRRGRNPADKEHRRLKRLLRNRVSAQQARERKKVYVNDLESRAKEMQDKNAILEERISTLINENTMLRKVLMNARPKNDDSIEQKQDQLSKS; from the exons atgtcTCTTCCAAGACCCAGTGAGGGTAAAGCCCCTTCTCAGCTGAAAGAAGGAGTAGCACCTGCTGCTGCTGAAGCCTCAACCTCTTCTTCATGGAATAATAGGCTAAACACTTTTCCTCCTTTATCTCTACACAACAAGAATAGCAAAATTG AAGACAGTGATGAGGATATGTTCACAGTTCCAGATGTGGAAGCCACACCAATTAATGTTCATTCTGCAGTGACTCTTCAAAATAGTAACCTTAATCAACGTAATGTAACAGACCCTCAATTTCAATCTGGCTTTCCTGGAAAGCGCCGCAGGGGAAGAAATCCTGCAGATAAGGAACATAGACGCCTCAAGAG GTTGTTGCGGAATAGGGTCTCTGCTCAACAAGCCCGCGAAAGAAAGAAGGTTTATGTGAATGACTTGGAATCAAGAGCTAAAGAGATGCAAGATAAAAACGCTATCTTAGAAGAGCGTATCTCTACTTTAATCAATGAGAACACCATGCTGCGGAAG GTTCTTATGAATGCGAGGCCAAAAAATGATGACAGCATTGAACAAAAGCAAGACCAGTTAAGTAAGAGCTAA
- the LOC114406314 gene encoding transcription factor HY5-like isoform X2: MSLPRPSEGKAPSQLKEGVAPAAAEASTSSSWNNRLNTFPPLSLHNKNSKIDSDEDMFTVPDVEATPINVHSAVTLQNSNLNQRNVTDPQFQSGFPGKRRRGRNPADKEHRRLKRLLRNRVSAQQARERKKVYVNDLESRAKEMQDKNAILEERISTLINENTMLRKVLMNARPKNDDSIEQKQDQLSKS, from the exons atgtcTCTTCCAAGACCCAGTGAGGGTAAAGCCCCTTCTCAGCTGAAAGAAGGAGTAGCACCTGCTGCTGCTGAAGCCTCAACCTCTTCTTCATGGAATAATAGGCTAAACACTTTTCCTCCTTTATCTCTACACAACAAGAATAGCAAAATTG ACAGTGATGAGGATATGTTCACAGTTCCAGATGTGGAAGCCACACCAATTAATGTTCATTCTGCAGTGACTCTTCAAAATAGTAACCTTAATCAACGTAATGTAACAGACCCTCAATTTCAATCTGGCTTTCCTGGAAAGCGCCGCAGGGGAAGAAATCCTGCAGATAAGGAACATAGACGCCTCAAGAG GTTGTTGCGGAATAGGGTCTCTGCTCAACAAGCCCGCGAAAGAAAGAAGGTTTATGTGAATGACTTGGAATCAAGAGCTAAAGAGATGCAAGATAAAAACGCTATCTTAGAAGAGCGTATCTCTACTTTAATCAATGAGAACACCATGCTGCGGAAG GTTCTTATGAATGCGAGGCCAAAAAATGATGACAGCATTGAACAAAAGCAAGACCAGTTAAGTAAGAGCTAA